Proteins encoded within one genomic window of Paracoccus liaowanqingii:
- a CDS encoding TRAP transporter substrate-binding protein — protein MKITTLGHSVAALALMTGAAAAQDFSFRFQSSDPAGNPNFIFQQEWTDTVSEMTEGRVAIELLPVGSIVDYRETQDAVGAGLLDGHITDTSYFAGRDPAFGLIANPVGAWASPEQMIDFVENGGGYELMNELNNPFGMQFIGVSTPGLEAFVSRVPLDSVEDLQGVKVRSPEGLIANVFQAAGAAPVNLPASEVFTSLDKGVIDAADYSVFSVNQELGMNDIARHPVYPGFHSLPLVEVSMNKAKWDDLPEDLQQALTASVKVFQENQVGTLMERDLEAVEAARAGGEITVHDWSDEERAKFRNIARGEWEKMASQSPMAQKVYDTLTAHLRDRGLMD, from the coding sequence ATGAAAATCACCACACTTGGCCACAGCGTGGCCGCACTTGCTCTGATGACCGGCGCCGCCGCGGCGCAGGACTTCAGCTTTCGCTTTCAGTCATCGGACCCGGCGGGCAACCCCAACTTCATCTTCCAGCAGGAATGGACCGACACCGTCAGCGAGATGACCGAGGGCCGCGTGGCCATCGAACTGCTGCCCGTCGGCTCGATTGTCGATTACCGCGAGACGCAGGATGCGGTCGGCGCGGGCCTTCTGGACGGCCATATCACCGACACGTCCTATTTCGCTGGCCGCGACCCGGCCTTCGGGCTGATCGCCAACCCTGTCGGGGCCTGGGCCTCGCCTGAGCAGATGATCGACTTTGTCGAGAATGGCGGCGGATACGAACTGATGAACGAACTGAACAACCCCTTCGGGATGCAGTTCATCGGCGTCTCGACCCCGGGGCTTGAGGCCTTCGTGTCCCGCGTGCCGCTGGATTCGGTCGAAGATCTGCAGGGCGTCAAGGTCCGCTCTCCCGAGGGGCTGATCGCCAATGTCTTCCAGGCAGCGGGTGCCGCGCCTGTCAACCTGCCCGCCTCCGAGGTGTTCACCTCGCTGGACAAGGGCGTGATCGATGCCGCCGACTATTCGGTGTTCTCGGTCAACCAAGAACTGGGCATGAATGATATTGCGCGCCATCCGGTCTATCCGGGCTTTCATTCGCTGCCGCTGGTCGAGGTGTCGATGAACAAGGCGAAATGGGACGACTTGCCCGAGGATCTGCAGCAGGCGCTGACCGCCTCCGTCAAGGTGTTCCAAGAAAATCAGGTAGGCACCTTGATGGAGCGTGACCTTGAGGCGGTCGAGGCCGCCCGTGCGGGTGGCGAAATCACCGTCCATGACTGGTCTGACGAGGAACGAGCCAAGTTCCGAAACATTGCACGTGGCGAATGGGAAAAGATGGCCTCGCAATCGCCCATGGCGCAGAAGGTCTATGACACTTTGACCGCCCATCTGCGCGACCGCGGATTGATGGACTGA